From Gemmatimonadota bacterium, the proteins below share one genomic window:
- a CDS encoding NADH-quinone oxidoreductase subunit M, producing the protein MPVLSIITFFPLLGALAVLLAPRERDDLVRWIAVVATAVPLAICLWLLPRFDPGLAGAVTETSFQFVEHLPWIHQFHVEYFIGVDGLSFPFVVLTALISFVCIFASWGIDRGVKGYFALFLLLETGMLGVFVSLDFFLFYVFWEVMLLPMYFLIGVWGGPRREYAAIKFFLYTLLGSVLMLIGMIAVYFSSEPHTFNMLTLMAESGRWSVEFQKWIFLAFYIGFAIKIPAFPFHTWLPDAHVEAPTPISVILAGILLKLGTYGLLRISFPMLPAATVWFAPALALIGVVNIVYGALCAMAQKDLKKLVAYSSISHMGFVMLGMASLTPHGMNGAVFQMVSHGMITAMLFLLVGVIYDRAHHRNIDGFGGLLVQMPVYGGVAVVAFMAALGLPGMTGFIGEALSLLGSFQVFRVLTMFAVSGIVITAAYVLWTVQRVYLGKGRDEYAVFPDLSGREAFTLFPLMILVIVFGVYPAPLLGLMRTTLQEILRVIGQG; encoded by the coding sequence ATGCCGGTGCTGTCAATCATCACATTCTTCCCGCTGCTGGGGGCGCTGGCCGTCCTCTTGGCGCCTCGGGAAAGAGACGACCTCGTCCGGTGGATCGCTGTGGTGGCAACCGCCGTTCCCCTGGCGATCTGCCTCTGGCTCCTGCCCCGGTTTGACCCGGGTCTGGCCGGAGCGGTCACGGAGACGAGCTTCCAGTTCGTGGAGCATCTTCCGTGGATCCACCAGTTCCATGTGGAGTACTTCATTGGTGTGGACGGGCTGTCGTTCCCGTTCGTCGTCTTGACGGCGCTCATCTCGTTTGTCTGCATTTTCGCGTCCTGGGGGATTGATCGCGGCGTGAAGGGCTACTTCGCGCTCTTCCTCCTCCTGGAAACGGGAATGCTGGGAGTCTTCGTCTCGCTGGACTTCTTCCTGTTCTATGTATTCTGGGAAGTCATGCTCCTTCCGATGTACTTCCTGATCGGCGTGTGGGGCGGTCCGCGACGCGAGTATGCGGCCATCAAGTTCTTCCTCTATACGCTGCTTGGCTCCGTGCTGATGCTGATCGGGATGATCGCGGTCTACTTCTCCTCGGAGCCGCACACATTCAATATGCTGACGCTGATGGCGGAGTCGGGGCGCTGGAGCGTGGAGTTCCAGAAGTGGATCTTCCTGGCATTCTACATCGGGTTTGCCATCAAGATTCCCGCCTTCCCGTTCCACACATGGCTTCCCGATGCTCATGTGGAAGCGCCGACCCCGATCTCGGTCATTCTTGCGGGCATTCTGCTGAAGCTGGGAACCTACGGGCTCTTGCGGATCTCCTTCCCGATGCTCCCCGCGGCCACCGTCTGGTTCGCTCCCGCGCTTGCGCTCATCGGGGTGGTGAACATTGTGTACGGGGCGCTCTGCGCGATGGCGCAGAAAGACCTGAAGAAACTCGTGGCGTATTCGTCCATCAGCCACATGGGGTTTGTGATGCTCGGCATGGCGTCTCTGACTCCGCACGGCATGAACGGCGCCGTCTTCCAGATGGTGAGTCACGGCATGATCACCGCCATGCTCTTCCTTCTGGTCGGCGTGATTTATGATCGTGCACACCATCGGAACATTGACGGCTTCGGCGGGCTGCTCGTCCAGATGCCGGTATACGGTGGCGTCGCCGTCGTTGCTTTCATGGCCGCTCTCGGGCTTCCGGGCATGACCGGGTTTATCGGCGAGGCACTCTCGCTGCTCGGTTCCTTCCAGGTCTTCCGGGTGCTGACCATGTTTGCTGTCTCGGGGATCGTGATTACGGCGGCGTATGTCCTGTGGACGGTCCAGCGCGTCTATCTCGGCAAGGGCCGGGATGAATACGCCGTGTTTCCGGATCTCTCGGGCCGGGAGGCGTTCACTCTGTTCCCGCTGATGATTCTGGTGATTGTCTTTGGTGTGTACCCGGCGCCTTTGCTGGGTCTCATGCGCACGACTCTCCAGGAGATTCTCCGCGTGATCGGTCAGGGATAG
- a CDS encoding NADH-quinone oxidoreductase subunit N: MESLPRYLPEFTLCVALLAAVLVDAVRRERGAVLAAWITIVGALAAAGLTITGSADPAPVRVFSGMAALSPFVDFFRVFLSLTAVAAAAFALPHVRPGGALFGRGAEFFPLLIATTLGGFLLAGATHLVMVLLALEIISIPSYVMAGLCADDRRGAEASVKYVIYGGFATGAMVFGFSLLYGMTGSLDLGTIGTALAGRPESPGLWIAVLLSLAGAGYKISMVPFHLWAPDVYEGSPTPAVAFFSIGPKAAGIALMVRLAFGLGGGGGSFPWPTLFAVLSALAMIVGNAAALVQKDTKRMLAYSGIAHAGYLLLGLAAFDQFGLQAMLLYLVVYGLANLGFFLVIDMVERSGRDSSIDSFRGLGWREPMVGALLAICLFSLTGLPPTAGFIGKVFVFGAVIQHGMWNLAALGLLTSVVSLFYYVRVLRALYLEGTAEERAPSPDGKRLGPVPLLAVFAVPVLVLGLWWGGLVDIAAHAARILGMG; this comes from the coding sequence ATGGAGAGCCTGCCTCGCTATCTTCCCGAGTTCACGCTCTGCGTGGCACTTCTGGCTGCCGTACTGGTGGATGCCGTGCGACGGGAACGCGGGGCGGTCCTTGCCGCGTGGATCACGATTGTGGGCGCGCTCGCCGCGGCCGGGCTCACCATCACCGGGTCCGCGGATCCCGCACCGGTTCGTGTCTTCTCCGGGATGGCGGCCCTCTCTCCGTTCGTGGACTTCTTCCGTGTGTTCCTGTCACTCACCGCCGTGGCCGCGGCCGCCTTTGCTCTGCCGCATGTGCGTCCGGGCGGTGCGCTCTTTGGTCGCGGCGCCGAGTTCTTTCCGCTCCTGATCGCGACCACGCTCGGCGGTTTCCTGCTGGCGGGAGCCACCCACCTGGTCATGGTTCTTCTGGCGCTGGAGATCATCTCGATCCCCTCGTATGTGATGGCGGGGCTTTGCGCGGACGATCGCCGGGGCGCGGAGGCGTCGGTCAAGTATGTGATCTACGGCGGGTTTGCCACGGGAGCCATGGTCTTCGGGTTCTCGCTGCTCTACGGGATGACGGGATCGCTGGACCTCGGAACGATCGGCACGGCGCTCGCGGGCCGTCCGGAGAGCCCGGGGTTGTGGATCGCCGTCCTGCTCTCGCTTGCCGGCGCCGGATACAAGATCAGCATGGTGCCGTTCCACCTCTGGGCACCGGATGTCTACGAAGGCTCTCCGACTCCCGCGGTGGCGTTCTTCTCGATCGGGCCGAAGGCGGCCGGAATCGCGCTCATGGTTCGGCTGGCGTTCGGGCTGGGTGGAGGCGGCGGTTCCTTCCCCTGGCCGACGCTCTTCGCGGTGCTGTCCGCGCTGGCGATGATTGTCGGCAACGCGGCCGCGCTCGTCCAGAAGGACACGAAGCGTATGCTCGCCTACTCCGGGATTGCGCACGCAGGGTACCTGTTGCTGGGGCTCGCCGCATTCGACCAGTTCGGCCTTCAGGCGATGCTCCTCTATCTGGTGGTGTACGGTCTGGCGAATCTCGGCTTCTTCCTGGTGATCGACATGGTGGAACGCTCCGGCCGGGACTCCTCCATCGACTCGTTCCGCGGGCTGGGCTGGCGGGAACCGATGGTGGGTGCGCTCCTCGCGATCTGTCTGTTCAGCCTGACGGGGCTCCCGCCGACGGCGGGGTTCATCGGAAAGGTCTTCGTGTTCGGAGCGGTGATCCAGCACGGGATGTGGAATCTGGCTGCGCTCGGACTCCTCACCTCCGTGGTGAGCCTCTTCTACTATGTGCGCGTGTTGCGTGCGCTCTACCTGGAAGGCACCGCCGAGGAGCGCGCCCCGTCGCCGGACGGGAAGCGTCTCGGTCCCGTGCCGCTGCTTGCCGTGTTCGCCGTGCCGGTGCTCGTCCTGGGTCTCTGGTGGGGTGGACTGGTGGACATCGCAGCGCACGCCGCCCGCATTCTGGGAATGGGCTAG
- a CDS encoding exo-alpha-sialidase: MPRSLLLRALCIPAFCVAVLAAPAVPALEFDPPGPLGSSLVHSWNQRPRLLPAPGGGFLVAWAGGASTGAEALLCATAPEGGSYTTAVLLSQGFDGVRIGAGDGVTLHASGNTVVAGWEGTDFYNRPVWFARSTDGGSSWEAALRADPDITGERAYAVAAPFPDGRVAEAWIVYEEGTGTPDIEWTAQDSTGAFGPPLSPAVLSPAIPCECCNPDQVVLDDGQTVLIAYRNNDSNRRNMYVARSTDGGASFVSSTKLDTGNWFFPACPSTGPAIAHDGQDVVIVWKKSPGNSHHIWSARSSDGGSSWSTNVQIDDSDGSTGANYPAIAMRGAVVVAVWEARDPVTGHPEAWGVASTDAGATWGVPAMVPGDGANKALSQTTVAISPSLEVELAWRDSRDGPSYIYRTRGSLGATGVDVAVPAGSDAPSARPNPFAGGTTIEFQRSESGVARLTVHDASGRVVARLPGVAPGPGVAQVRWDGKDTAGKPVAAGVYLLRLESAGGVSTGRVTRLR, from the coding sequence ATGCCGCGGTCTCTGCTCCTGCGTGCTCTTTGCATACCCGCGTTCTGCGTCGCTGTCCTTGCCGCTCCCGCGGTCCCTGCGCTCGAGTTCGATCCGCCAGGCCCGCTGGGATCTTCGCTCGTACACTCCTGGAACCAGCGACCGCGACTCCTTCCCGCGCCGGGCGGAGGGTTCCTCGTCGCTTGGGCCGGAGGTGCGTCCACCGGCGCGGAGGCACTGCTGTGCGCGACGGCTCCCGAAGGCGGGTCGTACACGACCGCCGTGTTGCTCTCGCAGGGTTTCGACGGCGTTCGCATCGGAGCCGGCGACGGTGTGACGCTGCACGCGTCCGGCAACACGGTGGTCGCCGGGTGGGAGGGAACGGACTTCTACAACCGCCCGGTCTGGTTCGCAAGGTCCACGGATGGCGGAAGTTCGTGGGAGGCGGCGCTTCGTGCCGACCCGGATATCACGGGCGAACGCGCCTACGCGGTCGCCGCGCCCTTCCCGGACGGACGGGTGGCGGAAGCATGGATCGTGTACGAAGAGGGAACCGGCACTCCGGACATCGAGTGGACCGCACAGGATTCGACGGGGGCGTTCGGCCCGCCCCTTTCCCCGGCGGTGCTGTCCCCGGCGATTCCCTGCGAGTGCTGCAACCCGGATCAGGTCGTGCTGGACGACGGGCAGACCGTGCTGATCGCCTACCGGAACAACGATTCCAACCGACGGAACATGTATGTGGCCCGCTCGACAGACGGGGGAGCGTCGTTTGTGTCCTCGACGAAGCTCGACACGGGCAACTGGTTCTTCCCCGCCTGTCCCTCCACCGGCCCCGCGATTGCGCACGACGGGCAGGATGTGGTGATCGTCTGGAAGAAGTCCCCCGGGAACTCGCATCACATCTGGTCGGCGCGGAGTTCGGACGGGGGGAGTAGCTGGAGTACGAATGTACAGATCGACGACAGCGACGGCTCGACGGGCGCAAACTACCCGGCCATTGCCATGCGCGGTGCCGTGGTCGTGGCCGTCTGGGAGGCGCGAGATCCGGTGACCGGGCACCCCGAGGCGTGGGGAGTCGCGTCCACCGATGCCGGGGCCACCTGGGGAGTCCCGGCGATGGTCCCCGGGGACGGGGCGAACAAGGCGCTGAGCCAGACCACCGTTGCGATTTCGCCCTCGCTGGAGGTGGAGCTGGCCTGGCGGGACTCCCGCGACGGACCCTCGTACATCTACCGGACGCGCGGCAGCCTGGGGGCCACCGGCGTGGATGTTGCGGTTCCGGCGGGGTCGGACGCCCCCTCGGCCCGGCCCAATCCGTTCGCAGGCGGCACGACCATCGAGTTCCAGCGGTCGGAATCCGGCGTCGCCCGCTTGACGGTCCACGATGCGTCCGGGCGCGTGGTGGCCCGGCTCCCGGGAGTGGCGCCCGGTCCCGGGGTCGCGCAGGTTCGCTGGGACGGGAAGGACACCGCCGGGAAACCGGTCGCCGCCGGGGTGTACCTTCTCCGGCTGGAGTCGGCCGGAGGAGTCTCCACCGGGCGAGTGACCCGACTCCGGTAG